Within Ovis aries strain OAR_USU_Benz2616 breed Rambouillet chromosome 11, ARS-UI_Ramb_v3.0, whole genome shotgun sequence, the genomic segment ggtagccatttccttctccaggtttgaAGCAGCCAAGGTTATTTAAAGGGCCCCCAATTCAAAACTCACCTGCCTTGGAGGCTCAAACAGTCTCTTTTCCATCAGCTTAACACATACAGTATCTAGAGCCTAAAAACTTTTTATGCTGGCTTCAAATTAAAATAGTTCACTGGGTCAAAGGCTTGCCTTTGGTCCAAGGTGCAGGAGGGTCAATGAATGTTGGCTAAATCCCGAAACCGCAGCTTGGCTCTTTCTTAAATTGATCTGTGGACTGTTTCCAGGAAACCAAAGATGATCGGTCCACCTGGCAGCAGGCAGGCTGCGAACTGGAGGCGATTCTGCCCTGGCCAAGGGCCATGGCCCCCTCGTGGCCCCGAGGAAGGCAGCATTTCATCGGGCCTTTTGGATGTTATGGCGGGCGGCTGGCTTCTCCCGCCGCGGCGTGCTCTCCACGCGGTGCACAGACGTCTCCACCCGCAGGGACGAGGCCCTGACGTGGCGGGAAGCCGTCTCTGTGAGCTGCGAGGCGGTTTCCACGTGCTGGGAGGACACCTCGAGGACTCGAGGGAGCCGCTTCCCAGAGGAGGAGACGGAGGGTCCCTCGCTGCTGCGCTGGGTGGTCTCCACCTGCCGGGAAGATGTCCTCACGTGACGGTAGGATGTCTCCACGCGGTGGGACGAGGTCTCCACGCTGACCGTCGCCGTCTCCTCGGAGCGGATGGATTCCGCCCGGGCCGGAGAGGGCTTTCCCCGAAGGGGTGAGGCCATCTTATGGGGGTAACAGGGCCAAGCTGACCTTTGGAGGCCCCACAGCCCCACAATCCCCGAAGGATTATTTTATACGGTGAGGAGCGACGTCACATGCCATTGTGATGCAGGCAGAGCGGTGGTCGAGGGTCCCGCGAACCACGTGGAGGCACCGTGATCTTGGGGCGGGGAGGCCTAAGATTCCTTGGGAACGCTGGGTTCGTCCCCTCGAGAGCGCCGTCTGCCCCCGCATCGCCCCTTAGCCTGTCAAGAACCTGTCCGGGTGGAGGCGGGGTTGGGGCGGGGCGGGCCCTGGATGGGCGGAGCCACCCGCCCCCTTGCGAAGCTGTGCCCACCCCCGCATCCCACACTGCCCCGCGGCAGGAAGGGGACGCTGCGACTTCCGGACCTTCCCTGTTTCTCCGATCCTGGCTGTGTGGGGTTGCTGGGGACTTAAGAGTGTCTGCTGGTGATGGCCGCGGCCGTCGCTATGGAGACAGGTGAGTAGCGCTCTGAGCCTCGCGTTTTGTCAAATAGAAACTGTCCCGGGTCCAGACACCTGCTTCCCGGGATTTTTTGAGAATCCAGGCCCAACTCCCGGCAGAGTGAGTGATCGGAGCGGGAGgcaccagggtttttttttaGCGACTGGAAGGGCGAAGGTAATTTGGCCTTTTCAGAGTTTGTTTTGTTGGCCGATCCTTTCTCCCCGTTAGTTATTCAAACAGTGGCCCCACCGGCTTCCAGAAGACTAAAGGAGAGATTTTGGATCATAAACCGCTTCCTCGAGTTGTTTTTTTGCATCTCAGATGAGCTTGCCTAAGTTTAAAATATCGTCAGCGAACTCTTGTATTACTGTGCCACTAACGGGTCTCACGTAAGCACGCGTTTCTTGATACTCACCAGGGTCTCTTTCATCTTGCATTCTGAACGTCTCTTGATGGATTTAGCATTTTGTTTTTGCTAAGCTTGATCACTTAACAGCTTGTAACGCACTATCAAAATAAGGCAAGGCACATTGCTGCAGCTTATCCTAGTGATCACTGTGAAGTCCCAACATGGTGGCTCACGAGTGATTAATGTTCTGCTCCATGTATAATCttgttttctttgataatttaactttagataaacctttttttttttttttttttcttaatcagggCTTTGCTTTCCTTAGACTTATAAGGAAGGTGTTTCTCCTCCTACACCCAGTTTAGGAAAACCTTTGCATGCTCTTCTTTATGTAACTCAGCATTAGTCAGATGTCTGTACTGCTGTTTTCTGTCTAAAAATCAGTATTATATACAGTGACATTTATTTTGGATGATTTTGCTATCTTCTCTCCTAGATGATGCTGGAAATCGACTGCGGTTTCAGTTGGAGTTGGAATTTGTACAGTGTTTAGCCAACCCAAATTACCTTAACTGTAAGTTGTTGAGCACCTCATTGAAGTGAATAGCTAGTTACGATTTCTGATAGAAGAGTCAAAATTCATAGTACTGTCAGCCCTTTGTATCCTTGGAGGCAACCTCAGTTGGTGGAATCTGCCCATCCTGAGGGTGACAATACTGTCATGGCACTATGTTGTTTTGTACAGGAGATTGGAGCACCTGTGGATTCTCGTGTCTGCGGGGCCTCTTAGAACCAACTCCCTGTGGATTCTGAGAGATGACTTTAGTATCTAGTTTTGTACATTCTTAACTGAATGGAATGACTGTTGCACTTATACTGGTATATATAATTGAGCAAACTGGGACTTCTGTTTTGAATTCAGTGTGTGTTGGTGGTGGGAATGTTATGTAAGTAAATTCTTTACGATTATGTTAGTCACAGATCAGTAGTCCAAGGACTGGTGTGCTCtacagatgtatttttttttttttttttatgccttTCAGTTCTTGCCCAAAGAGGTTACTTCAAAGATAAAGCTTTTGTTAATTATCTTAAGTACTTGCTTTACTGGAAAGAACCAGAATATGCCAAGTATCTAAagtaagtttaatttttatagtCCTAAACATGTGTGTACTTTTATTATATTCCAAAGCACTGATATTTAATAGACTTCTTACTTTCACGTTGGAAAAAATACCTGTTGAATCTCTGCTCTCCTTTCAGTTGCCTCCATTTTAATACGAGACACATCATCTCTAACTTAACTGGGATTACTGCAGTATCTACTCATTGGTattcctcctttctccctgccctgccaaacaaagaagaaacattttctgCACAGAAGCCAACTTGGtctcttaaaaatagaaattacatTCCATTAGAACCCTTTGGTCGCTTCCCATTGCATGCAGAAGAAAATCTCGTCTCTTAGCCCTGTGTGATCTGTCCCTGTCTTCTCTGACCTTATCTTGTACCACTCCCTGCATCTCACTGAGTTTCTGACCTCAAGGAACCCGCAGTCCATATATGCAATGACAGCCATAgcctgaaaatgaaaaaacatagaAAGAGGTACTTACTTGTAAGCAAGGGTTTCTGGAGAAGGTAACCGTACCCGAGTCTTAATAGctgctttcttattttatatatcttacataataaatacatgaatttatCATTCAGGTTGTGCAATAGATACTCTCGTTTTAAGGCTTACTGAAATGCAAGGAGCATATTGTAATcacaaacatttctttttaatgataaaaaataagCCTTGAACACCCACCTCTGCTTTGTCTTAAATAGGTAGTCAAAAAGCAGTGGTGAAATGTctagccttttttttcccctaaacagACACAAGTTTGAGAGGAGAATGTTTAAGACTTGTACTTTGGCCAAGCCACTTTTCTCTGTCTAATAACAGCTGCTTTATGAAGTCCACATCCTCCTTTTGCCTGTGGGACCCTTTCCACCCTTACTGGCCCTTTATAAAAGAACCACTTATTCATTTAATAAtccagagaaaatatatatatttttttactagaTTGCAACatgttatatgtatgtattatagaCTTAGAGACTCAGTGTTGGACACTGAGCCCTGGACACCGTCAGGTTCAATTTTACCCACAACATTGCTGAGATGGTCATCTGTATACTGGCTGGAGGTTTCTAGTGAACACATACTAATTCAGGGGCAGCCAATTCCGTTGTTAGCTAGATTCCAGAAAGTTCCTCCTTGTAttattgtgtccgactctttgcaaccccatagattgtagcctaccgggctcctctgtccatgggattttccaggcaatagtactggagtcgattgccatttccttctccaggggatattcccaacccagggcttaaacccaggtctcccacattgtagacagatgctttaccgtctgagccaccagggaagtcctataacaTGATATACCTCTATGTAACTTTAACTCATGTTTTGAGTTTTGACCCTGAATTAATCCAGAACCAATCTATGCCTTCTTGAAGAATAACCATTCAGATATTTAAATTTAAGAGAGGCTGCAAATTAACTCCCATTTCATTTCTACACAAGGTTTTTGTTTAGTAGTTGTCAAAATTTAAAGATTGGAGAGTTTCATATTTTGATTCAGATTTCTaagcttctctttaaaaatttggaaGATCTGATAACCCCAGGTCTTTGTTTTCCCAGGTCAGTCATTGGCTAGAGCAGAGCAGCAGCTACCTCTTCTAGACAATGTCCTCCACCATTTCACTAATAGCAACGACCTGCAGCTGTAATTTATCTCTTACATTCAAGGATTCACAATGTTgattttctggtggctcagactgtaaagcaatggcaccccactctagtactcctgcctgggaaatcccatgggcggaggagcctggtggtaggctgcagtccatggggtcggaagagttggacacgactgagcgacttcacttttacttttcactttcatgcattggagaaggaaatggcaacccactccagtgttcttgcctggagaatcccagggacgggggagcctggtgggctaccatctacggggtcgcacagagtcggacacaactgaagtgacttagcagtagcagcagactgtaaagcatctgtctacaatgcgggagacctgggttcagtgcctgggttgggaagattccctggagaaggaaatggcaatccactctagtactctggcctggaaaatcccatggacagaggagcctggtaggctacagtccatgggatcgcaaagagttggacacgactgagcgacttcactttcacttatgtcaGCTAAAATCCTTCAGTTCTCATTTTCATCAGTGCTGTTAGTTGAGTTctccatttatttctcatttgttttttaaaaaaatctaaatgcaAACTTTGCTTTTGTATCTCTATTTCGTCTTGTTGGTTGATGCTATAATTGTCacctattaaaatatttatagtccCTTATTTTGAGCATGGTCTTCTCCAAGTCTTATAAGTGATCACTGTATGTCTAAGTTCCAGTTATTGAGAAGTAGCATTTGCTACTTGAAGACAGTCCTCTTGGTTAtcacattaatttattttacgGAGGAAGAAACTAATCCTTAAGAAAGGTTAAGTACCCTGTTCAAGGACACCCAGCTGTAGAATGGGCAGAGCTGGTTTCAAACCTAGGTCTTTGTTGATAGAACATCCTcatgagaaggaaatagctagaGTAGATGTGAGTAGGGCTTtccaggcttcagttcagttcagtcgctcagtcgtgtccgactctttgtgaccccatgaatcgcagcacgccaggcctctctgtccatcaccaactcctggagttcaatcagactcacgtccatcaagtcagtgatggcatccagctgtctcatcgtctattgtccccttctcctcctgcccccaatccctctcagcatcagagtcttttccattgagtcaactcttcgcatgaggtggccaaagctgcTGACAATTACAAGCAACTATGTATCTCTGGAGTATAGGAAGCAAATGTTCAATAAGGAAACATTGTGTTGGGGCCTGCTGTTGTCCTCAGACCAGCAGCATTGAatgcagagctcaggctccacTCCAGATTGATGACCTGGTTCAGCTGGTGGCTGCTAGTTTTCTCTGTATCAAATTACTTGTTCTTCGCTTTGTATTTAATGCCTATCTTGTGAGGGAATGCTTTGAGACGGTAAATATAGTGtttcatatttcagttttttacctAACTTTGGCAATCTATGGAAAATACTTGCTTGAaagctttttctgtgattttctaATTCCAtaattctttattcatttgttagtTGAAATTCAGTTGTAAGGACAGAATATTTCCTTGttcctaatttatttattcattttataaagttaCATCAGTATGGACTCCTGGATTCTTTATCTTATGGGTTATAATTATGTATCTTCTTGAACTAGTGATCCTGGATACAGCCAATGGGAACACCTTCAAACTGGCTCCTGTGTACTTTCAACAAATCCCTatattttttgagcatttttctttctgccaCTATGTAATAGTCCAGGCTCATCTTTTACTTTCCCTGTGTTAGCCGTAGCATCAGCCACGTCTCCAACCAACCCTGGATAATACTATTTAAAATCCATGATCTGGGTACTCGGTGTGCTCATTGGTCCTGGAGTGTCATTGATTCTAGGCTCTCTCAACACATAAAGCTAGAAATGGGTCTGTGTGTATCTAtttctatatctgtgtgtgtgcgcacgtgtatAAAGCCATGAGTTCATCCTGATGTTTTCAGTTCCAACTTAATAACAGGATTCATTCTAGCCTTCCCCCTTCCTTATCTGAAACTACTTTTCTGAGAGCCAGAGGTTTGGCTTTCTGTTTATAGTGTATGTGCTCAACCTCTGAGTATATGTACATAATTTCAGAATTGTTATATCCCTGTGGGAAACAGGAATACAATATCTGCATAGTTTTTTCTGAAGTTGACTCACTTTTAAAAGCTGTCTTATCATAGTTTATGGAAAACCAATAGGTATTAAACacataattatgaaaataaagtgTTCCTATCCCTTACCTTGGAAATCACCGAAGAGAATAGTGTGATTTGCGCCCAGATGTTGACCAGTTATTGTGTTACCAGTTGACAGTAACGCTATTTACCAGTTACTGTGTGGTCTTCtgtaaattatttaatctttcCAAGCTTACATTTTCTCACATTTGAAAATTTTGCTGACTTTTGATGATTAGCTTTTCTGtatatgcaggaaaaaaaaagtattaccaAAGTATACCAAGTTAATGTTACAGAAATGATAGAGTGCAAAAGCATGTTTAAGTGAGTTAACTAGAGCGTGGTATTATTATGTCAATCATTAACTTATAAACTTAACCCCAGGTACCCTCAGTGTTTACACATGTTAGAACTGCTCCAGTACGAACACTTCCGCAAGGAGCTGGTGAATGCTCAGTGTGCGAAATTTATTGATGAGCAGCAAATTCTGCACTGGCAGCACTATTCCCGGAAGCGGATGCGCCTTCAGCAAGCCCTGGCggagcagcaacagcagaataacacatcaggaaaataaaaagctgGACCCTGACCAGGCTCCTAAGACATGTATATATTGCTTTTGTACAGTGAAGACAAAAAAACTGTTCCTATGTACCTTTATTATGGTAGCAGCCAGAACTGTTAGTGTGCTTATTTAATTGAACTTTTATTGTTACTAGATTATTTCTGTTAAACCAGAATTGTTTTACTTTGATTTTCCTGTGGATTTGTAAGCTTTTATTAGTATTTAACACAGAAATGTCTGAAGAACAGAAATGTTAGGTACTGCATACCTATTTAAGGCAGTGGGGCATGAGGTAAGGGGAGGGCCGCCAAGCCAAACCCTGCTCCTCATGTACAGTGGGGCCTGGGACAGGTCTGTCTCCTGGAGCCTTGCTGTCCCTCACATCAGCTACCCGACCTGTCCTCTGCCAAGTGATAGTCAGTGACCTCTTGACATCAGACACCAGGAACTGCATTAAGGTTCTTAAATTCTACAGGCCAGAGACATACCTGTGTCACGGGTTGCTTTGCAAGAGAGCTCTAAGGAAGAATCATTGGTATGTCACTGACCTAGTAACGGCAGAGAGAAAACTGGTGGTTAACTACTAATTGGACTCTTGACCTTGGACTAGAACAAAGGTGAGGAGCCTCAGATACTTGTACTCATTTGAGAAAGTTGACATTTATTTGGTAGATACCACAAACCCAGGCCCTAGGCTTAGCTGCattctcattttatcctcagaaTGATCCATGTTCATAAAGGAGGAAACAGGTTTAGACGGGTTAAATAACTCACCTAGGGTTACAGTTAGTCATAATCAGTGAGACTGACTCACAGAATGGAGTCCTTCCCACCACCAGGTTATATAGTCTCTGATCTCTCGGCCACCCACCTCATCCCAGTGAAGCACATCCAGAGAGCTCTAACAGCACTGCCAGCATTaggcagaggctggagcagaTGGCGCTGGACTTTCCTTCAGTGGTTAGGTTAAGTTCTACATTGTAAAGCCAAAGGTGTTTTAGGAATGATGATTCTTTGTAAATTCATGCAATTTAAGGTAAAAGATCCTAACTCCTTTAAGATTTGGAAGCTGTCTACTGGACTATTAGGGTCTTTTAGGTATTTGTCATCTCCACTAATACCTTTGTGCTACTACTGCCACTCTTAAAAGACTACGTTTTATCTACGGTAGCTTAAAAGTAcccttgttgtttagttactaagtcgtgtccgtctctgtgaccacgtggattgtagcctgccaggctcttctgtccatggaattttccaggcaggaatactggagtgggttgccatttcctcctccaggggatcttcccatcccagggatagaactcataacatcccctgcattgcaggcagattctttaccgctaagccaatGGAGAAGCCCCAAAATACCCTTATGTTAAAGCAAACTTGAGGGTTCATGAGCATTTTAATAGTGCTCTATTGTTTAGATATATACCAATTTCTTTTACATCAtcctttattaatttatttgttaacATGAATTCAAAGCAGGTATACAGTTTCTTTTATAGTAGAGCAAATCAGGAAATAGACACAGTTTGCCATCAGCACATCTTAATCTTCAGAAAACAACATCTCCACAAGGTTGGCCTGAAGACACTCAGATTCTACCAGTTTTTGAGGCTGAAAGAGAAGAACAGTCATATCTTAACCCACGGTTACAAAAATGTTATTAGGAAGGGAATAAGTTGTTATGCTTTGAATGACACAAGTCTTGGAACAGAGAAATTAGGCCATACAGAAACTATCAACTAGTTGTAACAAGTTTTATGAAATAGTTAAAGATATTTACCTTAAGGTGAATCATTAAAATACTTGGTTCTGTGGACtaaaacaggagacagcaagccCAATTTCACCCCTTCCCCTTAACTCTAattgagaatcccagggccatGACTAGAGGAGGTACCCTTTCATTTCCTCCAGGATTATGAATTAAGTTGAAAACAACTATGGATGCCACTCTTTTAAGGAATTATATGGGAATCAGCTTTCTTCAGCAGTgcttacagaattttaaaataagagtggCTTTTAAAAGGCACGAAAAAAACCCCAGTATTTGCATTATTAGTACATTATTGGGATTGGCCATAGGGATGAACGGCCAAGTTGTCTGTTTTGAATGCATTGTGGAGAGCAGTATGATGTTTGGGATGAAATgtcaagatcttttcaaatttgAATCCAGAACAAGTGAAGAGTTTTCATAGGGTGAATTGCATCTCCAAAACAGTTAAAAAGGATACTCACTGTTCCATACTTAAGTAGTGTAGGCACTGCAGTTAATTTCAGGTTTTTCCTGAAGTCATTATTTGGATCTTTCCAActatttcaaaaagagaaagtgaTCATGAAAAAGATTTACTTGGTTTCTTAAAGTCTGCTTGATATTTGATACATGCCCACTTTTAGCCTTTAGTAATCATTTTTgttgtaaacatttaaaaaaccttGAGGTCTATGACCTATTCTCCTGTGCAAAATTTCATTTAAGTGAATATATACTTTAAgtgaatatatttcatttaagtgaatatattttaagataaaataaatgtaaagacaATTAAGTTCTGAACTAATATCAGGCCAAATTATTGAATTGCCCTTACCTAATACAAATGGCTGAACATTCaaaaatttaatttgtatttaatatCTTTTACTTGCTTGACTTATCCATGACTGAACCTTAGAACTCAGAAGCTGAATCACAAAGGCCCTTCTTGCCTGTCTGCAAAAGTCTAGTGCATGTCTGAGAAATAGAGTACCC encodes:
- the C11H17orf100 gene encoding uncharacterized protein C17orf100 homolog; this translates as MASPLRGKPSPARAESIRSEETATVSVETSSHRVETSYRHVRTSSRQVETTQRSSEGPSVSSSGKRLPRVLEVSSQHVETASQLTETASRHVRASSLRVETSVHRVESTPRREKPAARHNIQKAR
- the MED31 gene encoding mediator of RNA polymerase II transcription subunit 31, producing MAAAVAMETDDAGNRLRFQLELEFVQCLANPNYLNFLAQRGYFKDKAFVNYLKYLLYWKEPEYAKYLKYPQCLHMLELLQYEHFRKELVNAQCAKFIDEQQILHWQHYSRKRMRLQQALAEQQQQNNTSGK